One window from the genome of Betaproteobacteria bacterium encodes:
- the uvrC gene encoding excinuclease ABC subunit UvrC: MPKEFLAGLPNLPGVYRFLNAAGEVIYVGKARELRKRVSSYFQKSHPSPRTALMVGQIASAETTVTRTEAEALLLENNLIKALSPRYNVLFRDDKSYGYILVTGHKYPQIRFYRGAQEKLNRYFGPFPNAWAVRETIGHLQKIFRLRTCDDSVFSHRSRPCLLAQIGRCSAPCVDRITEEDYHRDVDHAAKFLEGREDDVIEELNLKMEAASSAQRYELAARYRDEVRMLQQILSGQVVESAGARDADVVAALERQGVWCVTLAMIRGGRHLGDRSFFPQNAGGSDAATVVEAFLAQHYAVQPVPPRVIADAIEDAPALAALLEAIGNRAVTVLTRPQGEARLWLEMARKNAELAVASRLAAHATQEARGAALGEFLGAQSPLARIECFDVSHTMGEATVASCVVYDKGGMQPSEYRRFNVKDVAAGDDYGAMRYALDARYRKLAEGEGRTPDLILIDGGTGQLNIAMGVMQELGLANIAMIGVAKGEERKPGLEQLFVAGEEGARRLPPDHPALHLIQQVRDEAHRFAITGHRARRGKARTASRLEDIGSVGPKRRQKLLAHFGGLQGVMAASVEDLARVQGISRTLAERIYNELH, translated from the coding sequence ATTCCGAAGGAGTTCCTTGCCGGGTTGCCCAACCTGCCGGGGGTGTACCGGTTCCTGAACGCGGCCGGCGAGGTGATCTACGTCGGCAAGGCGCGGGAGCTGAGGAAGCGCGTCTCCTCGTACTTCCAGAAGAGTCATCCGAGCCCGCGCACCGCCCTCATGGTGGGGCAGATCGCCTCGGCGGAGACCACGGTCACTCGCACCGAGGCCGAGGCGCTCCTCCTCGAGAACAACCTCATCAAGGCGCTGAGCCCGCGCTACAACGTCCTCTTCCGCGACGACAAGAGCTACGGCTACATCCTGGTAACGGGGCACAAGTATCCGCAGATCCGCTTCTACCGCGGCGCGCAGGAGAAGCTCAACCGCTACTTCGGACCGTTCCCGAATGCCTGGGCGGTACGCGAGACCATCGGCCACCTGCAGAAGATCTTTCGCCTGCGCACGTGCGACGACAGCGTGTTCAGCCACCGCTCGCGCCCTTGCCTGCTGGCCCAGATCGGCCGCTGCTCGGCGCCGTGCGTCGACAGGATCACGGAGGAGGACTACCACCGCGACGTCGATCACGCCGCCAAGTTCCTCGAGGGCCGCGAGGACGACGTGATCGAGGAGCTGAACCTCAAGATGGAGGCGGCCTCGTCCGCGCAGCGCTACGAGCTGGCCGCCCGCTACCGCGACGAAGTGCGCATGCTGCAGCAAATCCTGTCCGGGCAGGTGGTCGAATCGGCCGGCGCGCGCGATGCCGACGTCGTGGCGGCCTTGGAAAGGCAGGGCGTGTGGTGCGTGACCCTCGCCATGATCCGCGGCGGCCGGCACCTGGGCGACCGCAGCTTCTTCCCGCAGAACGCCGGCGGCAGCGATGCGGCTACGGTGGTCGAGGCCTTCCTTGCCCAGCATTACGCCGTGCAACCGGTGCCCCCACGCGTGATCGCCGATGCCATCGAGGATGCGCCGGCCCTGGCCGCGCTGCTCGAGGCCATCGGCAACCGGGCGGTGACCGTCCTCACGCGCCCGCAAGGCGAGGCGCGGCTGTGGCTCGAGATGGCGCGCAAGAACGCCGAGCTTGCCGTCGCCAGCCGCCTTGCCGCTCACGCGACCCAGGAGGCGAGGGGGGCGGCCCTGGGCGAGTTCCTCGGCGCGCAGTCCCCGCTGGCGAGGATCGAGTGCTTCGACGTGAGCCACACCATGGGCGAGGCGACCGTCGCTTCCTGCGTGGTCTATGACAAGGGCGGGATGCAGCCTTCCGAATACCGCCGCTTCAACGTGAAGGACGTGGCGGCCGGCGATGACTACGGCGCCATGCGCTATGCCCTGGACGCCCGCTACCGCAAGCTCGCCGAGGGCGAGGGCAGGACGCCCGACCTCATCCTCATCGACGGCGGCACCGGGCAGCTCAACATCGCGATGGGCGTCATGCAGGAGCTGGGCCTGGCCAACATCGCCATGATCGGGGTGGCCAAGGGGGAAGAGCGCAAGCCCGGGCTGGAGCAGCTTTTCGTGGCGGGCGAGGAGGGCGCGCGCAGGCTTCCGCCCGACCACCCGGCCCTGCACCTCATCCAGCAGGTACGGGACGAGGCGCACCGCTTCGCCATCACCGGCCACCGCGCACGGCGCGGCAAGGCACGCACCGCCTCCCGCCTGGAGGACATCGGATCTGTCGGGCCGAAGCGACGCCAGAAGCTTCTCGCGCATTTCGGCGGGCTCCAGGGCGTGATGGCCGCGAGCGTCGAGGATCTTGCGCGGGTGCAAGGGATCAGCCGTACACTGGCGGAACGCATCTACAACGAACTGCATTGA